A stretch of Vanessa cardui chromosome 26, ilVanCard2.1, whole genome shotgun sequence DNA encodes these proteins:
- the LOC124540618 gene encoding uncharacterized protein LOC124540618, producing MKITLLFVILLTYKVATQHNGILSRYKRDSGGALNIVTNHAPAIHADVKDDNAGQTDKVTAPKDALYDGRSLRKSLPLTTKLDLVRAVSRVVTLITLLFSAIVEFYPFVQHMYRMIDEFINLNKY from the exons atgaaaataacattactttttgtcattttattaacttataaagTTGCTACACAGCACAATGGAATT TTATCCAGATACAAACGTGACTCAGGAGGCGCGTTGAACATCGTCACAAATCATGCTCCAGCTATCCACGCTGACGTAAAGGATGATAACGCGGGTCAAACTGATAAG GTAACAGCACCAAAGGACGCTCTCTACGATGGTAGATCGTTGAGGAAGTCGCTGCCTTTGACCACCAAGCTGGATCTGGTGCGCGCTGTGAGCCGTGTCGTTACGTTGATAACCTTGCTGTTCTCCGCTATTGTAGAATTTTATCCTTTTGTACAACACATGTATAGAATGAttgatgaatttattaatttaaataaatattaa